The Streptomyces sp. NBC_00569 genomic sequence CCTCGGCCTTCTCCAGGAAGTCCGGGTCGCGCACCGCCCTGCCCTGGTTGTCGAGCCGGTACATCGAGGGCAGCACGGCCCCGGCGACGCGGGACGTGCTCGCGTCGGCGTCGGACTGGAAGGAATTGAGGGTCCCCGGCAGGGCGTCGACCGCCCAGCGCAGGGTGCCGCCGTCGGCGATGTCGCCGCGGGCCGCGGGCGCGATGTCCTGGGCGGCGGCCGGACTGCTGGACTCTGATTCGTCGCCGCCCGAGCTGCAGCCGGCCAGGGCCGTCACCGCGAGCGCCCCCGACACGAGGAACGCGGCCGAGCGCAGGACGGGACGCCGCGCGGGACGCCTGGCGGGGCGAGATGTGGCGCCGTCATGGGACATCACGGGTACCTCCGGGGCTAGCCCGGCCGCCCGCTTGCCAGGACCGGGCCGGGTTTGATCACGTTTGGCGGTATATGGAGCTGATCACATCTATCGCCCCACTGAAGGGGACCGGTCGCGCAGGCGGTCGGCGACACGGCGCTGCGGTGCCGGAACCCCACTCGTGCGGCCCAATGACGGCCCCGTCAGGGGCGCGGGGAACCGAGCGACAGGCCCCCACAGCCCCGCGCCCGCCGGCGAAACCCCACCGCCCCGTGCCCGAAGCGCCACTCCCGAAGGGGGCGCACGAAGCCCCGCACTCCAGCAATCCGCGCAGATCCCTTCACAAGGCGTGATGTGACGCGCGACACTCGCAGGCGCATGAGCATCTCCGCCGCACCAGCGGAAGCGAGGGCAAGTCATGACCCTGAACGACGACTTGGCGGCAGCCGAGCGCTGCCTCGACGAACTGTGCCGGACCGTGGGGCGCCTGGAGCGGCAGCTCGACGGCGGCCTCGACGTACGGCGCGTACGCACCGACGCCGACCATCTGCGCGAGAGCGTCGCGCTGCTGCGGGCGGCCGCCGCCGCTCCGCCGCCACCGCGCCGGCCCGAGCTCGTGCCCGTCCCCGACACCCCGTACGACAGCTCGCTCTGGACCGACTCGGACGACGAAGGACTCGGCGCCCGGGACCGGCACGCCCCCTGACCCTCTGAGCGGAGGCTTCGTTGGCCACCGGCACGGAACCCCATCCCCAAGCGGGCGCGCACGGCGTCCGGGACAGGACGCGCGCCGCGATCGCGTCCGGGCACCTGCGCACCGACCGCTGGTGGCTGGCGCCCGCCAGTACCGCCGCGGGACTGCTCGCCTTCATCGTCTACTCGACGTGGCGGGCCTTCTCGAACACGGACTACTACCACGCGCCGTACGTCTCGCCGTTCTACTCCCCGTGCATCTCGGAGAACTGCAGGCCGATGCACGCGGGCCCCAACTGGGAGATATTCGGCGGCTGGTGGGGCCTGTCCCCCGCGCTGCTCATCCTGATCTTCCCGCTCGGCTTCCGGCTGACCTGCTACTACTACCGGAAGGCCTACTACCGCGGGTTCTGGGCGTCACCGCCCGCCTGCGCGGTCGCCGAGCCGCACAAGAAGTACACGGGCGAGACCCGCTTCCCGCTGATCCTGCAGAACATCCACCGCTACTTCTTCTACGCGGCGATCCTCGTGGCGGGCATCCTCACGTACGACACCGTGCTGTCGTTCCGCGACGAGACGTACGCGTGGGGCCACATGGGTCTCGGCACGCTCGTCTTCCTCCTGAACATCACGCTGATCTGGGCGTACACCCTGTCCTGCCACTCGTGCCGGCACATCGTCGGCGGCAAGCTCAAGCACTTCTCCAAGCACCCGGTGCGCTACCGGATGTGGCAGTGGGTCGGGAAGCTGAATGACCGTCACATGCTGCTCGCCTGGGCGTCGTTGATCAGTGTCGCGCTCGCCGACTTCTACGTGTTCCTGCTGTCGTCCGGCGCCTTCGACGATCCGCGCTTCTTCTAGATGGGGTGGCACTTCTGATGTCTCAAGTGGAGCGGCAGCAGTGGGACGTCGTCGTGGTGGGGGCGGGCGGTGCGGGCCTGCGCGCGGCGATCGAGGCGCGCGAGCGCGGCGCGCGTACGGCCGTGATCTGCAAGTCCCTCTTCGGCAAGGCGCACACCGTGATGGCCGAGGGCGGCATCGCCGCGGCCATGGGGAACGTGAACTCCGGCGACAGCTGGCAGGTCCACTTCCGCGACACACTGCGCGGCGGCAAGTTCCTCAACCAGTGGCGGATGGCCGAGCTGCACGCGCGCGAAGCACCGGACCGCGTATGGGAGCTGGAGACCTGGGGCGCCCTGTTCGACCGGACGGCGGACGGCCGGATCTCGCAGCGCAACTTCGGCGGCCACGAGTACCCGCGCCTCGCGCACGTCGGTGACCGCACGGGCCTGGAGCTGATCCGCACGCTCCAGCAGAAGATCGTGGCGCTCCAGCAGGAGGACTTCAAGGAGTTCGGCGACTACGAGGCACGCCTCAAGGTCTTCCAGGAGTGCACGGTCACCCGCGTGCTCAAGGCTGTGTCCGACAGCGGATCCGCCGCGGGCGACCGCGTGTCCGGCGCGTTCTGCTACGAGCGCGAGAGCGGCCGCTTCTTCGTCCTGGAGGCGCCGAGCGTGGTGCTGGCGACGGGCGGGATCGGCAAGTCGTTCAAGGTGACGTCGAACTCGTGGGAGTACACGGGCGACGGCCACGCGCTGGCGCTGCTCGCCGGGGCGCCGCTGCTGAACATGGAGTTCGTGCAGTTCCATCCGACGGGCATGGTCTGGCCGCCGTCGGTGAAGGGCATCCTCGTCACGGAGTCGGTGCGCGGCGACGGCGGGGTCCTGCGCAACTCCGAGGGCAAGCGGTTCATGTTCGACTACGTCCCCGACGTCTTCAAGGAGAAGTACGCCGAGTCGGAGGACGAGGGCGACCGCTGGTACGACGACCCCGACCACAACCGGCGCCCGCCCGAGCTGCTGCCCCGCGACGAGGTGGCG encodes the following:
- a CDS encoding fumarate reductase/succinate dehydrogenase flavoprotein subunit; translation: MSQVERQQWDVVVVGAGGAGLRAAIEARERGARTAVICKSLFGKAHTVMAEGGIAAAMGNVNSGDSWQVHFRDTLRGGKFLNQWRMAELHAREAPDRVWELETWGALFDRTADGRISQRNFGGHEYPRLAHVGDRTGLELIRTLQQKIVALQQEDFKEFGDYEARLKVFQECTVTRVLKAVSDSGSAAGDRVSGAFCYERESGRFFVLEAPSVVLATGGIGKSFKVTSNSWEYTGDGHALALLAGAPLLNMEFVQFHPTGMVWPPSVKGILVTESVRGDGGVLRNSEGKRFMFDYVPDVFKEKYAESEDEGDRWYDDPDHNRRPPELLPRDEVARAINSEVKAGRGSPHGGVFLDVSTRMPADRIRRRLPSMYHQFKELADVDITAEPMEVGPTCHYVMGGIAVDSDTAAARGVPGLFAAGEVAGGMHGSNRLGGNSLSDLLVFGRRAGLHAAEYAAGLDERPAIDADQVDTAAAEALRPFSAEGPADGGVAENPYTLHQELQQAMNDLVGIIRREEEMAEALDRLAGLRMRARRAGVEGHRQFNPGWHLSLDLRNMLLVSECIARAALERTESRGGHTREDHPTMDRRWRRTNLLCRLVDPTGGLAATDPVRGQIDLVRETTEPIRPDLLALFEKEELVKYLAEEELYE